The Paenibacillus sp. RUD330 genome has a segment encoding these proteins:
- a CDS encoding superoxide dismutase, which yields MAHELPALPYANDALEPHIDAKTMEIHHDRHHNTYVTNLNAALESAPELASKSLEDLISDLNSIPESIRTAVRNNGGGHANHSLFWTTIGPNAGGAPAGKLAEAIDSELGGFEKFKEDFAKAATTRFGSGWAFLAADKEGKLKVYSLPNQDSPIFEGETPLLGLDVWEHAYYLNYQNKRPDYIKAFWNVVNWDEVGKRYEAAVK from the coding sequence ATGGCACATGAACTTCCAGCACTTCCGTATGCCAACGACGCTCTGGAGCCGCACATCGATGCGAAGACGATGGAGATCCACCACGACCGTCACCACAACACGTATGTGACCAACCTGAACGCCGCTCTGGAATCCGCTCCCGAACTGGCAAGTAAGTCCCTTGAGGATCTTATCTCCGACCTGAACAGCATTCCTGAGTCCATCCGCACCGCTGTACGCAACAACGGCGGCGGCCATGCGAACCACAGCCTGTTCTGGACGACGATCGGCCCTAACGCCGGCGGCGCGCCTGCGGGCAAGCTGGCAGAAGCGATCGACAGCGAGCTGGGCGGCTTCGAGAAATTCAAGGAAGACTTCGCCAAAGCAGCAACGACGCGCTTCGGCAGCGGCTGGGCTTTCCTCGCAGCCGACAAAGAAGGCAAGCTGAAAGTATACAGCCTTCCAAACCAGGACAGCCCGATCTTCGAAGGCGAAACGCCTCTGCTCGGCCTGGACGTATGGGAGCATGCCTACTACCTGAACTACCAAAACAAACGCCCTGACTACATCAAAGCGTTCTGGAACGTCGTGAACTGGGATGAAGTCGGCAAGCGTTATGAAGCAGCCGTAAAATAA
- a CDS encoding DUF402 domain-containing protein, which translates to MNNYRRCYIKSFKHDGHLHRQWQRNWLVPQELLLPQHAAEGMHVLLNNQTPIKEADGSMWVSRVPAVSFFIPGKWFNVVAMIEDFGIRYYCNLASPPYLTGDVLTYIDYDLDVIRTAGGDLAVVDRDEYERHKAEYRYPPVVDAKVSEGLREVTHRIRGGKPPFEDEVVKAYYEAWRASIANGAEGEAE; encoded by the coding sequence GTGAACAACTATCGGCGCTGTTACATCAAAAGCTTCAAGCATGACGGCCATCTGCACCGGCAATGGCAGCGGAACTGGCTCGTGCCGCAGGAGCTGCTTCTGCCGCAGCATGCCGCGGAGGGGATGCATGTGCTCCTCAACAACCAGACGCCGATCAAGGAAGCGGACGGATCCATGTGGGTCAGCCGCGTTCCGGCGGTCTCTTTTTTTATTCCGGGCAAATGGTTCAACGTCGTCGCGATGATCGAGGATTTCGGCATCCGTTATTACTGCAATCTGGCCTCGCCGCCGTACTTGACGGGAGATGTGCTGACGTATATCGATTACGACCTTGATGTGATCCGGACTGCGGGCGGCGATCTGGCTGTCGTGGATCGGGACGAATACGAGAGGCATAAGGCGGAGTACCGCTATCCGCCTGTCGTCGACGCCAAAGTAAGCGAAGGGCTGAGGGAAGTTACCCATCGGATCCGCGGAGGCAAGCCTCCTTTCGAGGACGAGGTCGTGAAGGCCTATTACGAAGCCTGGCGGGCGAGCATCGCGAACGGAGCGGAGGGCGAGGCGGAATGA
- a CDS encoding GNAT family N-acetyltransferase: protein MHLRSFQLADYHAVTSLLQSVLSEECYELTIEALTRQLSWDSDLVLIASAGDKMTGIIIGTIDNNRGYYYRVAVHPDHRGQGIAKSLISSLRGRFEQRKVSKIMVTADEHNEPVLPLYSSLGFEPSDFYHSFQKLSIVAG from the coding sequence ATGCATCTTCGTTCTTTCCAGCTGGCAGACTACCATGCCGTGACGTCCTTGCTGCAGTCGGTATTGTCGGAAGAGTGTTACGAGCTGACAATCGAAGCGCTCACGCGCCAGCTTTCATGGGACAGCGATCTTGTGCTCATCGCTTCGGCGGGCGACAAGATGACGGGCATCATCATCGGAACGATCGACAACAACCGAGGCTATTACTACCGTGTGGCCGTTCATCCGGATCACCGCGGCCAAGGGATCGCCAAGAGCCTCATTTCCAGCCTCCGCGGCCGGTTCGAGCAGCGCAAGGTTTCCAAGATCATGGTTACGGCGGACGAGCACAACGAACCCGTACTGCCGCTTTACAGCTCCCTGGGCTTCGAGCCTTCCGATTTCTATCATTCGTTCCAGAAGCTCAGCATCGTAGCTGGCTGA
- a CDS encoding YneF family protein codes for MEWYNYVIPIVTLIVGGVGGFFIGVFYLRKQLEKMQSDPEMLQKMAKQMGYNLNGKQMQRAQQMMKNQGGAGAPQNQKFIPNQRGGKRK; via the coding sequence ATGGAATGGTATAACTACGTCATCCCCATCGTTACCCTTATCGTCGGCGGGGTCGGCGGATTTTTCATCGGCGTCTTCTATCTCCGCAAGCAGCTGGAGAAGATGCAGTCCGATCCGGAGATGCTGCAGAAGATGGCCAAGCAGATGGGCTACAATCTGAACGGCAAGCAGATGCAGCGCGCCCAGCAGATGATGAAGAACCAGGGCGGCGCCGGCGCTCCCCAAAACCAGAAGTTCATTCCGAACCAGCGCGGCGGCAAGCGCAAGTAA
- the folE gene encoding GTP cyclohydrolase I FolE, with translation MAGLKDYSNSHVSRNREQIEYHLREILRLVGEDVEREGLQDTPARVTRMYEEIFAGYEVNPAEVLGVTFDENHEELVIVKDIVYYSQCEHHMAPFFGKIHIGYLPNGHIVGLSKLARLVEAVTRKLQVQERITAQIADILMDALSPQGVMVVVEGEHLCMCSRGVKKPGSKTITSGVRGEFRTSSALRSEFLSLLKQ, from the coding sequence ATGGCAGGCTTGAAGGACTATAGCAATTCCCATGTCTCCCGCAATCGGGAGCAGATCGAATATCATCTCCGCGAGATTCTGAGGCTCGTCGGAGAGGACGTGGAGCGCGAAGGGCTGCAGGATACGCCTGCCCGCGTGACGCGGATGTACGAGGAGATCTTCGCCGGCTACGAGGTCAATCCGGCGGAAGTGCTCGGCGTTACGTTCGACGAGAACCACGAGGAGCTCGTCATCGTGAAGGATATCGTGTACTACAGCCAGTGCGAGCATCATATGGCTCCGTTCTTCGGCAAGATCCACATCGGCTATCTGCCGAACGGCCACATCGTCGGCCTCAGCAAGCTGGCCCGGCTCGTCGAAGCCGTCACCCGCAAGCTGCAGGTGCAGGAGCGGATCACGGCCCAGATCGCCGACATCCTCATGGATGCGCTGTCGCCGCAGGGCGTCATGGTCGTCGTGGAGGGCGAGCATCTGTGCATGTGCTCCCGGGGCGTCAAGAAGCCGGGCAGCAAGACGATCACCTCCGGCGTGCGGGGGGAGTTCCGGACCAGCAGCGCGCTGCGTTCCGAATTCCTCTCGCTGCTGAAGCAGTAG
- the queG gene encoding tRNA epoxyqueuosine(34) reductase QueG yields MEETIRDAAFWARLKADMKEAAYGLGIDDIGIASPEPFAELKGRLIRHRELGYESGFEAKDIDRRTDPSLLFDEPLSIIAISVGYPSKLRNPPKSEPGARRGILSRSSWGEDYHTVLRSRLARLEDWLRERVPELRAESMVDTGELSDRAVAERAGIGWSGKNSFIMNRRHGTWIYLAEMITNLPLEPDSPIEDSCGSCTKCIDACPTGALVGPGQLNAQRCVSFVTQTKEMVSDELMRKIGNRLYGCDTCQIVCPVNKGINVTRHPEFEADPEQVKPLLEPLLNISGREYKERYGSNSSSWRGKKPIQRNAVIALGNFREKGAVPALIKVLRDDPRPVLRGTAAWSLGRIGGEAALQALRDALGAEDDPEARDVIGRAAAAAEALAASEAAEAGQEPASPHS; encoded by the coding sequence ATGGAGGAGACGATCAGGGACGCGGCCTTCTGGGCCCGTCTGAAGGCCGATATGAAGGAAGCCGCCTACGGCCTCGGCATCGACGACATCGGCATCGCTTCGCCCGAGCCGTTCGCCGAGCTCAAGGGACGTCTGATCCGGCACCGGGAGCTCGGGTATGAATCGGGCTTCGAGGCCAAGGACATCGATCGGCGCACCGATCCTTCCCTCCTCTTCGACGAGCCGCTGTCGATCATCGCGATCTCGGTCGGCTATCCAAGCAAGCTGCGCAATCCGCCCAAGTCGGAGCCGGGAGCGAGAAGGGGAATCCTGTCGCGCTCTTCCTGGGGGGAGGATTATCACACGGTGCTGCGGAGCCGGCTCGCGCGGCTGGAGGATTGGCTGCGGGAGCGGGTGCCGGAGCTGCGGGCGGAGTCCATGGTCGATACCGGCGAGCTGTCGGACCGGGCGGTCGCAGAGCGCGCAGGGATAGGGTGGAGCGGCAAGAACAGCTTCATCATGAACCGCAGGCACGGCACATGGATCTACCTTGCGGAGATGATCACCAACCTGCCGCTGGAGCCGGATTCCCCGATCGAGGACAGCTGCGGCAGCTGCACCAAGTGCATCGACGCCTGCCCGACGGGCGCGTTAGTCGGGCCCGGGCAGCTGAACGCGCAGCGCTGCGTGTCCTTCGTCACCCAGACCAAGGAGATGGTTTCCGACGAGCTCATGCGCAAGATCGGCAACCGGCTGTACGGCTGCGACACCTGCCAGATCGTCTGTCCCGTCAACAAGGGCATCAACGTCACGCGCCATCCGGAGTTCGAGGCAGACCCGGAGCAGGTCAAGCCGCTGCTGGAGCCGCTGCTCAATATCTCGGGCCGCGAGTACAAGGAGCGTTACGGCTCCAACTCCTCCTCCTGGCGGGGCAAAAAGCCGATCCAGCGCAATGCGGTCATCGCGCTCGGCAACTTCCGCGAGAAGGGCGCCGTGCCCGCCCTGATTAAGGTGCTGCGCGACGATCCGCGCCCGGTGCTGCGCGGCACGGCGGCCTGGTCGCTCGGCCGCATCGGCGGCGAGGCGGCGCTCCAGGCGCTGCGGGACGCGCTCGGCGCCGAGGACGATCCGGAGGCGCGGGATGTCATCGGCCGGGCCGCGGCCGCGGCGGAAGCCTTGGCAGCCTCGGAAGCAGCGGAAGCCGGGCAGGAGCCGGCATCGCCGCATTCTTGA
- a CDS encoding Fe-Mn family superoxide dismutase, whose product MPEADRSARQLKLLEGIKEWKMQEQSHAELIRLVSPGLEPAYRGLLQQWEPLFRLTGQQAEELLGEEARMSGDEQRSEEAEHSLAMIDRRTAGLLEASALQTRTFTEQLAQMLQASLALARDQAGRSAVDHALREASYRLGKAEAYSQARSQADEAARSVSGGSEQEQPASASRDGEPGRLSAKGYPAEELQQVPIGGHALPPLPYAYDALEPYIDAKTMEIHHDKHHQAYVTDLNKAEKELQASRQNGNFDLVKHWERELAFNGAGHYLHTLFWTVMSPQGGGRPVGAIGDAIDHDFGGFDAFKKQFSEAAGKVEGGGWAILVWSPRSRRLEILQAEKHQNLSQWDAIPLLPLDVWEHAYYLKHQNKRPDYVKDWWNVVNWPYVNQRFEKAGTIAWEPY is encoded by the coding sequence ATGCCGGAAGCGGATCGAAGCGCCAGGCAGCTTAAGCTGCTGGAGGGTATCAAGGAATGGAAGATGCAGGAACAAAGCCACGCGGAGCTTATCCGGCTCGTCTCTCCCGGCCTGGAGCCGGCTTACAGGGGACTGCTGCAGCAGTGGGAGCCTCTGTTCCGGCTGACCGGGCAGCAGGCCGAGGAGCTTCTGGGCGAAGAGGCCCGAATGAGCGGAGACGAGCAGAGAAGCGAGGAGGCCGAGCATTCTCTGGCCATGATCGACCGGCGTACCGCAGGCTTGTTGGAGGCATCCGCGCTCCAGACCAGAACCTTTACCGAGCAGCTGGCGCAAATGCTGCAAGCGAGCCTCGCATTGGCTCGGGATCAGGCCGGGCGCTCCGCCGTCGACCATGCGCTGCGGGAAGCCAGCTACCGCCTGGGGAAGGCCGAGGCCTATAGCCAGGCCCGCAGCCAAGCCGACGAAGCCGCCCGCTCCGTCAGCGGCGGCTCGGAGCAGGAGCAGCCGGCCTCGGCTTCCCGCGACGGCGAGCCAGGCAGGCTGTCCGCCAAAGGCTATCCGGCCGAGGAGCTGCAGCAGGTTCCCATCGGTGGCCATGCGCTCCCGCCGCTTCCGTATGCCTATGATGCCCTGGAGCCGTACATCGACGCGAAGACGATGGAAATCCATCACGACAAGCATCATCAGGCTTACGTCACGGATCTCAACAAGGCGGAGAAAGAGCTTCAGGCATCCAGGCAGAACGGAAATTTCGATCTGGTGAAGCACTGGGAGCGCGAGCTGGCTTTCAACGGCGCCGGCCATTATCTGCATACGCTGTTCTGGACCGTCATGTCTCCCCAAGGCGGCGGCCGGCCTGTAGGGGCGATCGGGGATGCCATCGACCATGATTTCGGCGGCTTCGACGCGTTCAAAAAACAGTTCAGCGAGGCGGCCGGCAAGGTCGAGGGCGGCGGCTGGGCGATCCTCGTCTGGAGCCCCCGCAGCCGCAGGCTTGAAATACTGCAGGCGGAGAAGCATCAGAACCTCTCCCAATGGGACGCCATCCCCCTGCTGCCGCTAGATGTCTGGGAGCATGCCTATTACTTGAAGCATCAGAACAAACGTCCCGATTACGTCAAGGACTGGTGGAATGTCGTCAACTGGCCCTATGTGAACCAGCGCTTCGAAAAGGCGGGGACGATCGCCTGGGAGCCATACTGA
- the rnhA gene encoding ribonuclease HI: MKEVSIYTDGACSGNPGPGGWGAVLFYGDKRKEISGAEPHTTNNRMEIQAVIEALSLLKVPCKATVHSDSAYVVNCFQNNWIKGWLRNGWKNSKGQPVENKELWQRLWELMGIHDVSYVKVKGHSDNEWNNRCDELAVGAIKAMRASGKV, translated from the coding sequence ATGAAAGAAGTATCGATCTATACGGATGGAGCCTGCTCCGGCAACCCCGGTCCGGGCGGGTGGGGAGCCGTCTTGTTCTACGGGGACAAGCGCAAGGAGATATCCGGCGCGGAGCCGCATACGACGAACAACCGCATGGAGATCCAGGCGGTCATCGAAGCGCTGTCGCTGCTCAAGGTTCCTTGCAAGGCGACCGTGCACAGCGACTCGGCGTATGTGGTGAACTGCTTCCAGAACAACTGGATCAAGGGCTGGCTGCGCAACGGCTGGAAGAACAGCAAGGGACAGCCGGTCGAGAACAAGGAGCTGTGGCAGCGCCTGTGGGAGCTGATGGGCATCCATGACGTTTCCTACGTCAAGGTGAAGGGCCATAGCGACAACGAATGGAACAACCGCTGCGACGAGCTTGCCGTCGGAGCGATCAAGGCGATGAGGGCGTCAGGCAAGGTCTGA
- a CDS encoding alpha/beta fold hydrolase — translation MSSTALSTPLNLEGNRSSVAPRRDTRRNALIASVSALAALALLAAAAFHGYIAWMVAYPYVAPVYSNPMEAKQLSYSDITFPSQSGRTTVSGWYIPAGSGHSVKEASDRTVILSHGYGANREETWVPMYDLASLLNRLHYNVLMFDYGYASKQYRAPATGGWEESQQLLGAVDYARSHGSGEVVVWGFSMGAGTALQAALQTKDIDAMILDSTFVPSPDTLFENVRQIIDLPRFPSLPLIEALLPLWTGVDFNKIPAEKVMSTDFTIPIYMIHGTMDVKASYQSAETIASRQTNPLSREWIVNGGYHEMLYREHPKEYIQRVALFLSQVNQSLENGGAAA, via the coding sequence ATGAGCAGCACCGCCCTGTCGACGCCGCTTAACCTCGAGGGAAACCGGTCATCCGTCGCTCCCCGCCGGGATACGCGCCGCAACGCGCTGATCGCTTCCGTATCCGCCCTGGCCGCGCTGGCCCTGCTCGCGGCTGCCGCATTCCACGGCTACATCGCCTGGATGGTCGCTTACCCTTATGTGGCTCCGGTCTATTCCAATCCCATGGAAGCCAAGCAGCTGAGCTACAGCGACATCACTTTTCCCAGCCAGAGCGGCCGTACGACGGTGAGCGGCTGGTACATCCCCGCCGGGTCCGGCCATTCCGTCAAGGAAGCGTCCGATCGGACCGTCATCCTCAGCCACGGCTACGGAGCGAACCGGGAGGAAACCTGGGTGCCCATGTATGATTTGGCGAGCCTGCTCAACAGGCTTCATTATAACGTGCTGATGTTCGATTACGGCTATGCCTCCAAGCAATACCGCGCCCCGGCGACGGGAGGCTGGGAGGAGTCGCAGCAGCTGCTCGGCGCCGTCGATTACGCCCGCAGCCACGGCTCCGGCGAGGTGGTCGTGTGGGGATTCAGCATGGGAGCCGGAACCGCGCTCCAAGCCGCGCTGCAAACGAAGGACATCGACGCCATGATCCTCGACAGCACGTTCGTGCCGAGTCCCGACACGCTGTTCGAGAACGTCCGGCAGATCATCGATCTTCCCCGCTTTCCTTCGCTGCCTCTGATCGAGGCTCTCCTGCCGCTCTGGACAGGGGTGGATTTCAACAAGATTCCCGCCGAGAAGGTCATGAGCACCGACTTCACTATTCCCATCTATATGATCCACGGTACGATGGATGTCAAAGCCTCCTACCAATCGGCCGAAACGATCGCGAGCCGGCAGACGAATCCGCTGTCGCGGGAATGGATCGTGAACGGCGGCTATCACGAGATGCTGTACCGCGAGCATCCCAAGGAATATATCCAGCGCGTCGCCTTGTTTCTCAGCCAGGTCAACCAGTCGCTCGAGAACGGGGGCGCGGCCGCCTGA
- the lepB gene encoding signal peptidase I, with product MRGTPSGEKDALPLAGSGPEGVGMAVDGHPARSGGASHARELFRLVRTAVLALAVVALLQRFVFNLSIVEGQSMEPTLSEGDWLLVNKMAMTMSSPHHGDVMIIRDPQPPDGSSDYLVKRVVGLPGDRVEIRDGSLYLNGEKLEEDYAGGDRTEGVFPPLTVGKGKLFVMGDNRLPLASRDSRAFGLVDEEDVRGRAEFVLWPAGHIDKL from the coding sequence ATGAGAGGGACGCCGAGCGGGGAGAAGGATGCGCTGCCGCTGGCGGGAAGCGGTCCGGAGGGCGTCGGCATGGCCGTTGACGGGCATCCGGCGCGCTCAGGCGGAGCCTCGCATGCCAGGGAGCTGTTTCGGCTGGTCCGTACGGCCGTCCTGGCGCTGGCCGTGGTCGCCTTGCTGCAGCGATTCGTCTTCAACCTTTCGATCGTGGAAGGACAGTCGATGGAGCCGACCTTGTCGGAGGGCGATTGGCTGCTGGTCAACAAGATGGCGATGACGATGTCCTCTCCGCATCATGGCGACGTCATGATTATCCGGGATCCGCAGCCGCCGGACGGGAGCTCCGATTATCTCGTCAAGCGCGTCGTCGGCCTGCCCGGCGATCGGGTCGAGATCAGGGACGGCAGCTTGTACCTGAACGGGGAGAAGCTGGAGGAAGACTATGCCGGCGGAGACCGCACGGAGGGGGTTTTTCCGCCTCTGACCGTCGGCAAGGGCAAGCTGTTCGTCATGGGAGACAACCGCCTGCCGCTGGCCAGCCGGGACAGCCGCGCCTTCGGGCTCGTCGACGAGGAGGATGTCCGGGGCAGGGCGGAGTTCGTCCTTTGGCCGGCCGGCCATATCGACAAGCTGTAG